One genomic window of Corythoichthys intestinalis isolate RoL2023-P3 chromosome 18, ASM3026506v1, whole genome shotgun sequence includes the following:
- the LOC130906127 gene encoding multidrug and toxin extrusion protein 1 isoform X2 yields MILGQDLSFISQLLSFLIGFVSLVFCGHLGKSQLAGVALAIAVINVSGISIGSGLASACDTLISQTYGSGNLKLVGVILQRGILLLLLSCLPCWAVLLNTQHLLLAVGQSRDVATLSQLYVNIFIPALPAAFMYQLQARYLQNQGIMWPQVISGVACNIFNAIINYIFLAVLDLGVAGSAAANAISQYSLMVVLFVYMNARGLHKATWGGWSLDSLREWGPFMRLAMPSMLMMCLEWWLYEIANFLAGLISEVELGAESIVYQLAVMVFMFPTGFSIGASVRVGNALGAGNAEQAKLCGKVSVMCAMVVACFTGTFLALSRDVIAYIFTTDKDIAERVAHVLKMYSVGHVADSFAAVIGGIVRGAGKQTVGAVCGLVGYYVVGFPIGVSLMFPINLGIFGLWAGFLICTVLQSVFYIIYLCKLNWKKATVEALVRAGVHVREQDKIFVIDDKAHEQQMNTHSSIPTRPEQPETDGSDPLSFRQLVLRRGLAVLVMVSILAAGVLTSELLFALKSD; encoded by the exons TTCATTTCTCAGCTTCTGAGCTTCCTGATCGGCTTCGTCAGCCTGGTGTTCTGCGGTCACTTGGGGAAAAGCCAGTTGGCCGGCGTGGCCTTAGCTATCGCG GTGATAAACGTCTCGGGTATTTCCATCGGTAGTGGCCTAGCGTCAGCATGCGATACGCTCATATCACAG ACGTACGGCAGCGGTAATCTGAAGCTTGTGGGGGTCATCCTGCAGAGGGGCATCCTTCTCCTACTGCTTTCCTGCTTGCCCTGCTGGGCCGTCTTGCTCAACACACAGCACCTACTGTTAGCGGTTGGGCAGAGCCGCGATGTCGCCAC GCTCTCTCAGCTCTACGTCAACATCTTCATTCCTGCTTTACCC GCCGCCTTCATGTACCAGCTGCAGGCGAGGTATCTTCAGAATCAG GGCATCATGTGGCCTCAGGTGATATCCGGGGTCGCCTGCAACATTTTCAATGCAATCATCAACTACATCTTTCTGGCTGTGCTTGATCTCGGGGTGGC TGGATCGGCAGCTGCTAATGCCATCTCTCAGTACTCCTTGATGGTGGTTTTGTTTGTGTACATGAACGCCAGGGGTCTTCACAAAGCCACGTGGGGCG GTTGGTCGCTGGACAGCTTGCGCGAGTGGGGACCCTTCATGCGTCTGGCAATGCCCAGCATGCTGATGATGTGTCTGGAGTGGTGGCTTTACGAGATTGCCAACTTTTTGGCAGGATTAATCAGTGAGGTGGAACTGGGAGCCGAGTCCATCGTGTACCAGCTGGCCGTCATGGTCTTTATG TTCCCGACGGGTTTCTCCATTGGGGCTAGCGTTCGCGTGGGAAACGCTCTCGGGGCCGGCAACGCTGAGCAGGCCAAGCTGTGTGGGAAGGTGTCCGTCATGTGCGCAA TGGTGGTCGCATGCTTCACTGGGACGTTCCTGGCCTTGTCCCGCGATGTCATCGCTTATATTTTCACCACAGATAA GGATATTGCAGAAAGGGTGGCACATGTTTTGAAGATGTACAGCGTCGGTCACGTTGCTGACTCCTTCGCC GCTGTGATAGGAGGAATCGTTCGGGGCGCCGGAAAGCAAACCGTGGGCGCTGTCTGCGGCTTGGTGGGCTATTACGTGGTTGGATTCCCCATAGGAGTCTCACTCATGTTCCCTATCAACTTGGGTATCTTTG GCCTGTGGGCTGGATTCTTGATTTgtactgtcctgcagtctgtcTTCTACATCATTTATCTGTGCAAGCTAAACTGGAAAAAAGCTACAGTTGAG GCACTAGTACGTGCTGGAGTCCATGTTAGAGAACAAGACAAGATCTTTGTGATCGATGACAAAG CACATGAACAGCAGATGAACACCCACTCATCCATTCCTACACGTCCAGAACAACCCGAAACGGATGGATCTGACCCATTGTCGTTCCGCCAACTTGTGCTACGACGTGGCCTGGCGGTACTCGTCATGGTCTCCATCCTCGCTGCAGGAGTTCTTACCAGCGAGCTGCTCTTTGCTCTGAAATCGGACTGA
- the LOC130906127 gene encoding multidrug and toxin extrusion protein 1 isoform X1, whose translation MSRFTLRLPDAYKRETLILLKLAGPVFISQLLSFLIGFVSLVFCGHLGKSQLAGVALAIAVINVSGISIGSGLASACDTLISQTYGSGNLKLVGVILQRGILLLLLSCLPCWAVLLNTQHLLLAVGQSRDVATLSQLYVNIFIPALPAAFMYQLQARYLQNQGIMWPQVISGVACNIFNAIINYIFLAVLDLGVAGSAAANAISQYSLMVVLFVYMNARGLHKATWGGWSLDSLREWGPFMRLAMPSMLMMCLEWWLYEIANFLAGLISEVELGAESIVYQLAVMVFMFPTGFSIGASVRVGNALGAGNAEQAKLCGKVSVMCAMVVACFTGTFLALSRDVIAYIFTTDKDIAERVAHVLKMYSVGHVADSFAAVIGGIVRGAGKQTVGAVCGLVGYYVVGFPIGVSLMFPINLGIFGLWAGFLICTVLQSVFYIIYLCKLNWKKATVEALVRAGVHVREQDKIFVIDDKAHEQQMNTHSSIPTRPEQPETDGSDPLSFRQLVLRRGLAVLVMVSILAAGVLTSELLFALKSD comes from the exons ATGTCGCGCTTCACGCTGCGGCTGCCCGACGCGTACAAGAGAGAAACGCTCATTTTGTTGAAGCTAGCCGGCCCAGTG TTCATTTCTCAGCTTCTGAGCTTCCTGATCGGCTTCGTCAGCCTGGTGTTCTGCGGTCACTTGGGGAAAAGCCAGTTGGCCGGCGTGGCCTTAGCTATCGCG GTGATAAACGTCTCGGGTATTTCCATCGGTAGTGGCCTAGCGTCAGCATGCGATACGCTCATATCACAG ACGTACGGCAGCGGTAATCTGAAGCTTGTGGGGGTCATCCTGCAGAGGGGCATCCTTCTCCTACTGCTTTCCTGCTTGCCCTGCTGGGCCGTCTTGCTCAACACACAGCACCTACTGTTAGCGGTTGGGCAGAGCCGCGATGTCGCCAC GCTCTCTCAGCTCTACGTCAACATCTTCATTCCTGCTTTACCC GCCGCCTTCATGTACCAGCTGCAGGCGAGGTATCTTCAGAATCAG GGCATCATGTGGCCTCAGGTGATATCCGGGGTCGCCTGCAACATTTTCAATGCAATCATCAACTACATCTTTCTGGCTGTGCTTGATCTCGGGGTGGC TGGATCGGCAGCTGCTAATGCCATCTCTCAGTACTCCTTGATGGTGGTTTTGTTTGTGTACATGAACGCCAGGGGTCTTCACAAAGCCACGTGGGGCG GTTGGTCGCTGGACAGCTTGCGCGAGTGGGGACCCTTCATGCGTCTGGCAATGCCCAGCATGCTGATGATGTGTCTGGAGTGGTGGCTTTACGAGATTGCCAACTTTTTGGCAGGATTAATCAGTGAGGTGGAACTGGGAGCCGAGTCCATCGTGTACCAGCTGGCCGTCATGGTCTTTATG TTCCCGACGGGTTTCTCCATTGGGGCTAGCGTTCGCGTGGGAAACGCTCTCGGGGCCGGCAACGCTGAGCAGGCCAAGCTGTGTGGGAAGGTGTCCGTCATGTGCGCAA TGGTGGTCGCATGCTTCACTGGGACGTTCCTGGCCTTGTCCCGCGATGTCATCGCTTATATTTTCACCACAGATAA GGATATTGCAGAAAGGGTGGCACATGTTTTGAAGATGTACAGCGTCGGTCACGTTGCTGACTCCTTCGCC GCTGTGATAGGAGGAATCGTTCGGGGCGCCGGAAAGCAAACCGTGGGCGCTGTCTGCGGCTTGGTGGGCTATTACGTGGTTGGATTCCCCATAGGAGTCTCACTCATGTTCCCTATCAACTTGGGTATCTTTG GCCTGTGGGCTGGATTCTTGATTTgtactgtcctgcagtctgtcTTCTACATCATTTATCTGTGCAAGCTAAACTGGAAAAAAGCTACAGTTGAG GCACTAGTACGTGCTGGAGTCCATGTTAGAGAACAAGACAAGATCTTTGTGATCGATGACAAAG CACATGAACAGCAGATGAACACCCACTCATCCATTCCTACACGTCCAGAACAACCCGAAACGGATGGATCTGACCCATTGTCGTTCCGCCAACTTGTGCTACGACGTGGCCTGGCGGTACTCGTCATGGTCTCCATCCTCGCTGCAGGAGTTCTTACCAGCGAGCTGCTCTTTGCTCTGAAATCGGACTGA